A stretch of DNA from Halictus rubicundus isolate RS-2024b chromosome 13, iyHalRubi1_principal, whole genome shotgun sequence:
CTAATTTTTatgacaaatgcataaaatccgccgtcgtCTATTCATTATCCTTGACACTCACAGTAATTTTATCTAATATCATTTCAGCCGGTTTGCCCTTCCTAGCAGGCGTTTTGTTCTGCACAACAGCCGCCTGCTGCTTCTCCTCGTCAGTCCCGTTCTTTTTGTCAGGCTTCTTCATGGCGTTTTGGGCCTCTATCCTCTTGCGATTGAGAAACGCCATACCATGCACTCTGAGGTGCTTGTCAACAGCAGCCTTGTCCTCGAATACGGCCATGCAGACGTGACACTGATTGGCTTCAATAGCTTTACCCTCGACATCGAGGTCGTCGATGCTGTCAGGCGCATAAGACGTATTCTTCGCCATGTAGGCTATGGGGTCATCAATCGCGTGGAACGCTTTCAGGTGCATCTGCAGACTTGGCGCAACCACAAAGTTATCTCCACATTCTAAACAGATCAGATACCTTCCTCTAATTCTGTGTGCTGTTGCGATATGCTCCCTCAGGTTCACCATGTCCGTGCACCTTTGGTCGCACTTCTTGCATCTGAAATTGCCTTCGCTGTCCTCCGCGGTTTCCTGGGTCACGCACAACCCGGTCCCAGCGAAACTGGCGGTTCGTccttcggaatactttttcggGGTCCAGCGTCGCCTCCTCTTCACATTTGTCGTCGCAGTTTCTGCCTTCCGCTTCCGGTTTCCTAGCAGATCCTTGTAGCCACCGTTTATGAAATCTGGTGACATTCGCACCAGCGCGGGGCTCACCGCAATCAGCTTACAGCACTGGGAGTGCTTCTTCTCGAAGTGGCTGCTCACCATAGACCACGAAGTGTTTATCAAGTCGTTACATAATGGGCACAAGAAGTTTAGGACCGTTTCCGTTGTCCTCGTCGGACCGTTTAAAGCCAGTCTCTGATAAAATTGTTTGCTGGTCTTCTGGCTGCGGGAGAACATCGTCACCCTGCCTGCCTTCGACGTCTGCGGTGACGTAGGGGCTCCTTCTTCTTCCAGAAAACGCTGGGGGATCCTGGCCAACGGAGGAGGCTTCGACAGGGACACCGGATTGTCTTCACACTCAACATCTGTCTGTTCATCTTCCTCCTGCGAGTCTGCTTTTGTCAACGAATCTACACCCGTTCCGCGACTCGTATCATCGATCCTTTTATTACAACCCGCTTCAGACTTCCTCTTCTGCGCTTTAGAACCAGACCCGACCTTCACGTGCTCGATCAGCACGTCCTCATCGTTGACCTTGATGATCTTCTCCTTCTTCGTCCCAGACTCCGCTGCAATTCCATTCATCGGTGACTCGGAACCTGATCGTTCAGCGATTGACCTAACTTCTAAGATCTTAGGCAGACTGTTATCAAAGTCTGTGAGCTTCGTGGCGTTCCGAAGAGCTCTAGGATACAGTCCAGACTCCTTGACAGGCAGATAACACTCAACTGATTCTTCTGTACCTCGCTCGAACACCTCGGAAGTGATCGTCCTAGTGTTGACAATCTTCGGCATCACCGTACCGTCTTCAGGTTTCTCGATCTTATGCGACATCGGCCTTTCCACGTAAGTAGCCGTCAGCTCGGGTGGCAAGATGTTCCACAGCACCTGGGGACTGATGATCTCGCAGAGCTGCGACAGATGCTCGTTCTGTAAATGTGACATGATCCTCTTCGCTTCGACGTGGAGGAACGCGCAGAAGGGGCAGGTGAACCAGATCAGTCTCTGCACCACCAGGTGCTTCTCCATGTGCAACATGTACTCCTCGCAGCGCACGATGCAGTGGCCTAATTTACAAAGAACCAGCCTTATAGGCTGACCAGGAACACTGGCATCAGGGTGCTTGGCCTTGTAATGCTTCTGATAATCAGGATACGTGGGTACAACGATGTTACATTTCTCGCAGGCGATCTTATGGTGACTGTGCATCACGGCGAAGTGTCTAGCCACGGTCTCCATGTCCCTGAAGCCGTCAATCTCGCAGATCTTGCAACCGAGCACGCGTTTCTTCAGCGGGTGGAAGCAGCTGGTCCACGTGTGCGCTTCCAACGAAGTGAACACCATGAACTTCCGGTAGCAGTCCGGACACAGGTACGGTTTCTCCTTATCGTGGAACGTTTGATGCGCCACGAACCTGGTCGAGTTGCCCTGATAAGTTTCGCACTTGTGGCAAACATGCCTGTAGCAGGAGCAGTAGATGTCGTTCTTCGCGGTCTTCGAAAACCCTGGCATATAAGACTCCGGCTTACGCGGTTTCTCGCAAGCTTTGCACAATGTCTTCACACCAGAACGATTATACTCCTCCTCCCATTCTTCTAATGGAAGATCCTTGACGCCTCCGTCGTCGATCTTATTATTGCATTTGTCCATGCACTGCTTCAGCACCAGCTGCAATATATTAACCCTCTTCAGGCTCTCCTTGACGACGCCTTCGGGAACAAAGTCCATTACCGCTCGGATCTCATCATTGAGCTGCTGCAAATGATTGTACCGCTTCTTCAGCTCCGCGTAGCTCAGATGGAAGAACTCGTTCAGCATCTCGTGCTTCGACTTAGTAATCATACCCGCGGAATCCACGATGGTATAGATCGGTTTCTGAGCGTGCGACTTCATGTCCAGGTACAGATTATCGTCTTCCCCCTTGTGGAACGACAGGGAACCGCCGGAGTCGCTGCAGTTGCGCTCCATCATGTTCTGGTCCACTTTACTGCTGGTATTAGCTGTCTCTGTTTTCTGTACACCCTTACAGCTAGGTAAAGAGATCTGTTTCGATTGTGTGTCGCAACTGGAGCTGCTTGACAGCTCTGAGGGCGAGGGAGAGGGTGTTAGAGGGGACACGTCGGCGTGAAGAGCGTTTACTCTGTCCGGGATCGACAGGCTATCCGATTCAGCTGATTTTAAAGGTATTAATGGTGGAATGCTGCACGTGGACTTCGACTGAGACGACTCGTGCGACTCCTTAGACAATTTGATCGCATTAGACTTGTTCTTCAAGGTCTTCACGGAACCTTGCGCCTGCTTGATGATGTACTTCGTGCCGTTGTGACAGATGATCTTGTTCTTCATCAACTGAGCCCGCTTCAGGGCTGGCTCCGCTTTCGTGGACTTTGTTGAGTCTTTATCAGATGATTCTAAGGTTAATGCATTGCTTTTTATACCGTTACCGCGGCTCCCGCCGGGAACCAGCTGGACTACCTTCTTCGAGGACGTCTCGTCTTTATTGTTGACGAGGATGGGCTTAGAGTCTTGCCCCAGAAGGTAGATCTTCTTGTTCCCGACAACATGAGACGGTAGCTGGTTAATGATCGTGTTGATGTCGATGTGTAAGGTGTTGTGGAACGTGACGTACTTCTGGCCGGAGTTCACCGTGACCACGGACGCGTTCTGCTTCAACTTCTCTAATTTAGCCTTGTCGGTCTTCGACGTACAAGAGGAAGCGTCAGGCAAAACCTTAGATAGTGGTTCAACTACCAATAAATTTTTCTCTGTGGTATTTTTACCCCCTTTTCCTACAGTATTGCTTTCAGTGATTAGTTTAATCGGCGTTGAGCATTTACTCGACCTGTCCGCTACAGTCCTGGTTGACTTTTTATTCGCAGGAGTTTTCGGGGAGTCCTTCGTGTCGAACCTAGGCGTGATCATGGTGTTTCCATAGGACATCACCATGTCGGACGAGATCGATTTCCACTGCGTCTCGGTCATTCTTTTGGACTTATTGATTACTAAGTTTGTCATGTGAGGGACGATCGAATAATTTCTATTCGGTCTCGTGGGACTCATGACCTGTTTTTTTGACAAATTATTTGTTGAACCTTCCGGCTCGAAATGGTTCGATGTGGGACCGCAGTCCACGAAGGCGATGTCGTTCATTGTACAAGGAGTGTCTTCGTTCTCGATCTCGTTATCGTCAGAAACAAATGTCGGAGTATCTACAGAGGGAGGgttctttattttctcagtGTTCTCTGGCGCATCCATGATCTCGATGCACTTGCTGTTCAAGTTGGGCACGGACTTGTTATTCAGAATGCAAATCTGCTCCTCCATTGGTATCTCTAATGGCTTGAAGTACTGCCGGCCTTTGTAATCTTTGAGGATCGATGCAATTAGATCGTGTTCGCTTTTCGACTTTTTACTCGTTATCTGCCACCAATTGCTGTCGACGTTCTCATTTTTCAGCCAGTCCATTATATGGACTTTCGTGATGAATGTGTGTTCCATAATAGCCTTGCATGTTGTATTAATTTCAGGATCCCAGTTCTGAGTCAAATTTGTCGGAATAGGCATTAACATGAGATCGCTCATGTTCACATTTGTAATCGAATGCGCTTTCACGTGCGCCAAGAATTGACACTGGTTGAAAAACAGTTGCACTGCTCCAACTTTATGGGTTTTGTGCAAGCCCTTGTTTCTCAAATATGTACGCTTCTCGCGTTCTAATTTGGAGCACGCAGAGCACATTGAACCATCCTTGGTATCGTGCGTGCAGACTGTCACGAAGCAGTGTTGACACCAGTATCCCAGTATCCAGCTTTTTCGTGCACTGTGGTCCTCCAAACTACTTCGGAAATGGAAGCTGGAACAAAATGAGATTTTTAGAAAGGATGAAAAGGTATAttaaattaacactaggttcacggaacaCTGAAAATTGTCTAATTTTAGCCAAACTTTTAGTAGCAAGACATTGTCGAATGCAATGTTCTCCATTTTtctcagatttttttttataaagtgtATAATATTGTCAGTGTAcaatattgaacatttctatattCAGAGAAACAATGTACATAACCAAAAGTTCAATTCAGAATTATAGAATTTGTGAGCACATGCTAAATGTCAATATACATAAGCAACTATCAATAATCCCGATTAGTGCAGGCAGTAAGGCCTCCGAAACCACTTTTAACAAAGATCATTTTTTACAAACTCAATCAAAtcataaatgaaaaaaaattagaGTTTGTCATTTAAACACgtcccgcaaacctagtgttaatcagaTTTGTTTAGACGACTTACCGATCTTTGCATTGTGGACACATGTACAGAGTGCCTGACTCTGTATCATGATTATTTAAAGATGGGGGTGGTTCTGGTGGCACGTATGGGGGTGTCCGTATCATGAACACAGCATTTCTCACTGCTGCATAATACTGAACACCCCACCTAGTTTtcggtcctctatcctttcgtagcCTTGGCATGAGATTCTGTTTATTACATGTCACTGTACCCCACAGATATGATCCATTAGAATTTATTTGGAGCTTTGAAACTCGTGGTTGATCCAATGCTTCGGTGTAGAACTATTAATGTTATTGCAGAAACATTTAGAATCTGTTCAGAGGCAATGGATATGCACTATTATATCTAGTGATATACCATGTCCACTACAAGGTTTTATCATGTATTTTTTCATAGCACACAATCAACCTGGTGCACCACTTAAAATCAGACAACACCATGAAAGATTAACCACATTTGTCCCAGGGGGCCTCACTATGAATTATTTCTGTTGTACGTCTCTTTGCAAACATCCAGTACATTAATTAAAGTCAGCACATTGTTATATATCAGAAAACCACCATATTCAGCCATGATATGTTTTGCTGTTTCCAACTTGTTGGTAAAACAGGAACGTACAGAGCTGCCATCGCGGTAAACGGCGGAAGTAATCCAACTTAAGAAATCCAAAAACTATTGCACACCAGAATGAATAATGAATGTTTACAATAATTTACACGAGATTGTTCCttattttacaaattaaatCTTGTCACTTTATACTGTCACAGTTATTTTCAGCAACTATGAGTGGTATTGATGGATATCTTGCACAACTGCAGGCTCTCAGATCACTATGGAATAGCCATCTTCCTTGATATAGAAACCTGGAAACATATGTATAAATTATACTTGAGAATATAAAACTACATATATTATTCTATTACATTTTATGAAATTGCATTCTACTTTATTAACTTGGAATGTTTATagtttattatacatatattatttccTTAAATAGTTCAAATCTTACAGTACAAGGTCAACCATATAATTGATATGATAACTGTTAATATATGGTTGCTTGGATACATATTCATAattagatctttatgcaaaataaaaattgtccaaatcaaTTGCAGGCAACCAAAggttaataaaaatgtattttgtcTTTTAATCAtcttaaaaagttgaaaatagtataataGTATCCTTATAGAttcttttaatatattttcagttttgtatttggcctattcatttttgtcataaatgcataaaatccgtagtctattcATAATGCTAACTACAAAGTTTTTGCAGTAAACCCTTAATGCAAGAACGTTCTAAAATCATTATCTGACTTCaatgtatataaaaaatgcAGTGTCAAATAAAATCAAAGCTTTTCTACAATATCAAACAATAAAAGTTGAGGATTACACTTAAATCAAACAAGGAATCAATAAGATCTTGCAATGAAAGAATGAAATAATATAGTTCTAAAGGTATAAAACTGATTTTACTTGTTGCAACCATCGAACAGAATGTGTGAATTAAATAACAGGCTTAGAAAAACCTTTGACACATATATGCTTCTGTATGCATCCATTGCTTTCTGTACTGTTTGACAGAACTAATTAAGCGTTCATAGCAAAATTAATTACTATATAACTCAGCAGATTTCTTACAATAAGTATATTTCCTCCAGGATGCACCTTGGTAAGCTTTTACTTGATATATTCAGCCCTTAGCTTATTTTTCATAGAGCGCACAAgctataaaatgaaaaatttgataTATGTGATAAAGCAACATGCAACAATAATATAAGTCACAAACAGACTATGCACATAGATAGTATACATACACAAACTTGATACATAAATGATGAGTTAACAAGTAGAACATGGTatacaattaatataaaaattttattgctaCAGAATGATCATGTAAGATGTAACAAGTGTGcacaatatatacatacatgtattaAATTATGTAACTTCAACACACAGATAAGTCTGTGGTAGAAATTAATTAATGGAGACCTACTGGAAATTATTATCCACGAAGTTGAGAACCTCTGGCCAAGCATTCTCATGCTAGGGAATATTCGTGGAAATCACTAGACTTGGCATTGCCAATATATTGATATTACAAACACCAAAatgtatttgaaaaaattcaaccAATTGTAGTGGGAGAGAAAATCACTATCAAAGCAGACTGTGAGAAGAAAAGGTAGGTTGCGCAATTTGGCAAGATGCCGTTTCATGAATTTAATCAAGTTACTGGTCGTTTAAAACAATCCGCAAATACTCAACCTCTTTATCCAGTAGTAAGTAATGGTTCCAACAAATTAATTATATAACGTTACAATAAATCATGTGACTTTGCAAGTAACCATTTATAATAACAACGCAAACTCAATACTGGAATACTGCATTTTTGTAATAGTTTGTAATCCGATTTCTTATCCACATTTTATAACATAATCTTCAATAAGATGACAAGAACTCGATCGTTAAGTATGTCTATTTAGTCATAATGTCAAAGAATTTCATGCTAAATGGATGTTTATGTAATACATGATGTATAAGAAAGTTATGGCAGTGCTGTGTCTTATTAGAGCATGATTAAAAGTTGGGTATTTCTATTGCAGAGTCCTCGTCCGGTGCAAAGCACAGAAGTAGATATGATGTTCGACTCAGTAAAAACTAAGCCGGTGAAGGTACGGTCGCCTATCACAGCCGGACTTTCTACGCTGAGCCCAAAGTTGGCAGAAGTTTTCAGGAAGTATCAGGTATAAATACATATTTGTTATGTTAAAATAGCGTAGGGCCTTGTTATTATATACTTAGTAATTTATCAATGGAAGATTCGGTaactaaatatatttcttttacagATTGATTTGGAGAGACCTGTTTACATTATAGCAGGTAGAAAAGACAAGCTTCTGTATGCTCTCACAGTTGCAGGGCTTACTGCAGGTTTTGCGGCTACTATGGGCGGTATATTAACTAGGAGCAAGTAAAAATCTGAAATAAAATTGTGACAGATGCATCTAgaccaatttttgtagaaaatatattgtaatataAATGAACGCCCATTCACAATATAACTATAAAAACTACTGTGTTTTATTCTACCCTCAATTGTTCTCCAATTGTCTTTGTCCAAAAgatttcattttcattagataTAGATCAAGTTGTTGTATGTTACCACCAGGTGGCAGTAGTGTTTTTTTTTGTCAGAAAGCATAAGAAAGTGCAACATACTGCACTTGTCACGCTGAGTTGTCATGTTTGATAACAATTTATAGAAAGGACCAAGAATCATCGGATGTCGGATATAAATCATTTAAAATGGATGACAATTCAGCTCCTGTTATTGCATTTCATCCCATTATCTCTTCAATACAAAAAATTGCACTTTATGAAACCAAATCTGTAAGTTTACTGTGCAAACAATTATTGATATAGTAGCAGAAGATTGAATGAACTATAAACTACTGGcattaaatgtttttaatgagAGAATGTGATTTGCTTTGCAGAGATTTTATCTGATGGGATCAAACAACACACTAACACGTTTTAGAGTGTTAAAGATAGATCGTATGGAACCGAAAGAACTGGTTGTTGTAGATGATAAAAGGGAGTACACTCAGGATGAAATAAGCGATCTTGTGAAAATGATAGACATGGGAAACCGTACGCGTGCTGGACAAAGAAACAATGTCGGTGGTGTTGCAAGAGTTGTTTCAGCTTTTGGTATTGTTGGTAAGCAACTTGGACCTCTTCTTTGCAATTTTCCATTCATTACAATCACTTGGAGCATGTTTGTGCTTTTATTATATATGCTATTCCCACATTTTAATTATCAGTTGCATTCGCATACACGTATGCAAAAAATTGCGAAGAGTACACAATTTTATATATGTAAAtgtttcattaatttattaGCATAGAATATTTGCCCCAAAGATCGAGATTCACAATTTTGCATGTTGTTCACTGTTTCGCTGcatgtaaagaaaaaaaaataaatgtactCCAGCATTAGATACAAATCATCCCATATATATTAATAACAATGAAATGAAGGTACtggtaaaatcattaaaaaaaatcttGCATTGCTTATTTATATTTGCTTGCTAACAAAGGCAGCAATTACAAAGAATCCACACCTGATAACGGTGTGTCAGAAGAGTCTGAGCACCAAGAATCTCAAAAGCCGCTGCACAAACCGACTCAAACTAAATTTACCTGGAAAACAATGTGGCAGAGAGACAGTTTTCCTCGACTAGTGCCAGCTTTCGGCCTTCTTGGTAAGGGCTATTGAGCTTAATATTCAAACAACTAACATTTTATATGGAGTACTTCCAATAAGACGTCACATGGTTCAATTCTTTCAAAGGGTATACATACTTTTCATTCGCAAAAGTATTCAGTTACAAGTACACCTGTTTCGTTATCTCTATGAAATTGGTATACAGAGAAAATAGCGTAATAAAAACATGGCTTTAATATGCTAATGGTCATCCAATGAAATATTTaagtaaatattataaattacatacattttATTTGATATTAAGGACACAAATATTCCAAAAGCAagtcatatacagggtggagcgAAATCGAAGCTATTCTGCGTAAAAAAAATGagtaaacaattttatataaaaatttttccCCTATTTTTCCATGTTGAATCGTCTTCGGTTTATTTCTGCACCACCCCGTATATTTTAGCATGGTATAACATAATATTTGCACGCgattttatttgcaaatatGGCCTTAAGCATGTTATATGAACTGTGTATTAGATATTATATATGAAAccatatttctgtatttttttccGTATTCGTTAGGATACTTTTAAATCGTTCATCATTTTGCAATAGgttttgtacgatttttggAAGGATACTATATAATCCTGGTGACCAAACGACGCAAAGTCGCCGTGATTGGACACCACACAAtctataaaatagaggatacatCAATGATCTATGTTCCAAACGATACAGTGCGCATTTTCCACCCTGACGAGCAAAGATACGTAAAAATGTTCCAAAGTATTGATCTCCGCAGCAACTTTTATTTCAGTTATTCCTACGATTTAACGCACACTTTGCAATACAATATGAGTACTCCAAAGCATATTAAATCGAACATGCCAAATGATTCTGATGGCGGTACGAATCAGACGATAAACGACGAGGTCGAGGATGCAGGAGACTTTTTTAATATGTGGGCGGTTCGAAAGAATTATCAGCACAGTAGGTGGGTAACAATAGGCTTTTAAGAATTATGACACATTTAAAAGaatgttaataatttctttctgAATAACAATCCCCGAGAATTGATTGAACATGGTAATTAAGAAATGTCCTGGCAAAATCAGTGCGTTGGAGGAATTATGCTCTGTTCAAACATGTTGGAATATTGATAAAGTTACCAGAAAAAAGATATGATTGAGAGTCTGTAGAATCATTCCTATAGCTTCTTCGATTGAAGCGGAAAAACTTCGGAAAGTTGAAAACGCATGCTCttcttcaaaattaaatttcttaaaaCTTGAGAGTGGTGGAGAAAAACGACTTACGAAGTTAAATTTAAGGATTGACTTAAAAAATagctaattaatatttttaacagcacCGAGAAGTACGTCGATTATGGCATACGAAATAATCCTCACCGTCGATTCGTGTGGAACTCTCACCTTCTGAAGCCAGTGGAGAAAGATTTGCATCGCGATTGGATCTTGTACATCATACACGGTTTCATTGGGCAATCGAATGTTAGTATTTTTGGCAGGTCCATGTACGTGAGTGTCATTGCCAGGAGGAGCAACAAATACGCCGGTACAAGATTTTTAAAACGGGGCGCGAACTTCGACGTAAGTGCAATTGCATTCGTTAAACCATGCGATGGCGCGGTGATAATTTATGCTGGGCTGATTATAACCGGTGATTTACTCATTGCGGGGTCGGTAGCGGTAATCGTCCAAGTCTGATTGtctgaattaaattttttaaattaagggAGACGTCGCCAACGAGGTGGAAACAGAGCAGATTGTTCATGACTCCGGAGTGAGTTCTTTGATCAAGGGACGGTTCAGCTCTTTCGTTCAGATGAGGGGATCCGTTCCTGGTCATTGGAGCCAGGATGTTAGCAAAATTGTCCCTAAGCCTACAATTACCTGTGATTTGGCTGACCCTTACGTGGAAACTGctggtaaaattattaaaatattccttGTTGTATTTTCACACGAAATCAGGTTCATTTAATAAATCTTCAATTGTTAATAAGTCACCTCGGTGCCCATAGGTAaagtattaatatttaattgactCCAGGCGCACATTTCAATCAACTCTTGAAAAGATATGGCTCCCCGATCATAATTCTCAACCTCGTTAAAAAACGCGAGAAGAAAAAGCACGAGAGTACGCTGAGCGAAGAACTGTGCATGGCTGTGAAGTACCTGAACCAATTTTTGCCTCCGGAACACCATATTCAATATATAAGCTTCGATATGGCCCGAATGAATAAAAGGTGCACCTAAAATCACATCATACTAAACAATTGAACAAGGAATAATTCTATTTTaaacgaaatcaattttttcaggAAAAAAGTAAATGTAATGGCTCGTCTAGCGAACATAGCACACACTGCAGTTCTAAAAACTGGTATCTTCCAGTCACAGAAGCCATACTATAGTCAAGAAAACTTATTCTCTCCGCAAtccaataaaaaactgaataaaataaattcgagCACGTTTTCGTCGCTCAGTTCCTACAATATTCGAAGTTCCATAGGCTCGGCAGCTGACAGTGTCAGTAACTCGTCCACGAATGGTAACATTGATTATAAATCGACAATGGAACGCAGTGCAGAGTTGAGTCAATTAGAGAAAAAAGTGAGACAATGTTTTGGACTAAAAGGCACACAACAAACCGGCATAATCAGGACAAATTGCGTGGACTGTTTGGATCGCACGAATACCGCGCAATTCGCGATAGGAAAATGTGCCTTAGGATTTCAATTATGTGCTCTAGGCGTTTTAGAGTCCCCAAAATTGGAGTTTGACTCTGATTGCGTTAGGATGCTGGAAGAACTGTACGAGGATCATGGAGATACTTTAGCGTTGCAATATGGTGGTTCCCAATTGGTTCACAGGATAAAAACATAcaggtaaaaaatattttttcatttaggACTATTGAAATATTCTCgtcatttttacaaagtaatgtaaaatgagaatgttttaCTGTTATTTAGGAAGACTGCTCCCTGGACCAGTCAGGGCAATGACATAATGCAGACCTTGAGCAGATATTATAGTAACACATTCAGCGATCAAGAAAAGCAACATACCATCAATTTGTTTCTAggtaaattaaaattgtaaaaatttgtacGGAAGGGAAATGTTCGATTGAAACATGTATAAATAATTGGGATAGGTTTGTTCATACCTGAGGAAGGGAAACCGCCGATTTGGGAGCTTGTTACCGATTACTATCTTCATCATAAACCAGCCTGCCAATACACTCGCAGGACAAAGCTGCTAACACAGTGGTGGGACACCAACGTGTTAAAATGTCTTCCGTACGCGTTGAACGAAGTAACAAAAGCCTGTACAGAAATAATACAAGTACAGAATTCGGTGGAGGAGATGATTGACGTTTACTACGACTACCATAggtattgtaaatattttatcgcgttaaaaaatattttaacggtCATGTTAGATACAGAAAAGAATTCTTTCCAGGCCTTACGAGCTGTCCGTCTTCTCTGAGGTTTTCGCGTATAAAATCAGTCATTCTGTTAGAGAATTTATGCCGCATTTTACGACAAACTTTAGCCCGTTCACTGTTCGAGTGCGACccggaagaagaagagaagagacCGGTAATAAAAACCTGAATATGAAGAATCCGTCCATGACTGGACAGAGTAGCACTAGTAGCACAACTTCTAGTGCAAGGTATAGTCAATTTATCATTCTAACTCGTATGCAATTATGCAGTGAATCatttaaaacgaaaaaatgtttaaatgtagaagaaaagcaattt
This window harbors:
- the LOC143360446 gene encoding uncharacterized protein LOC143360446; amino-acid sequence: MPRLRKDRGPKTRWGVQYYAAVRNAVFMIRTPPYVPPEPPPSLNNHDTESGTLYMCPQCKDRFHFRSSLEDHSARKSWILGYWCQHCFVTVCTHDTKDGSMCSACSKLEREKRTYLRNKGLHKTHKVGAVQLFFNQCQFLAHVKAHSITNVNMSDLMLMPIPTNLTQNWDPEINTTCKAIMEHTFITKVHIMDWLKNENVDSNWWQITSKKSKSEHDLIASILKDYKGRQYFKPLEIPMEEQICILNNKSVPNLNSKCIEIMDAPENTEKIKNPPSVDTPTFVSDDNEIENEDTPCTMNDIAFVDCGPTSNHFEPEGSTNNLSKKQVMSPTRPNRNYSIVPHMTNLVINKSKRMTETQWKSISSDMVMSYGNTMITPRFDTKDSPKTPANKKSTRTVADRSSKCSTPIKLITESNTVGKGGKNTTEKNLLVVEPLSKVLPDASSCTSKTDKAKLEKLKQNASVVTVNSGQKYVTFHNTLHIDINTIINQLPSHVVGNKKIYLLGQDSKPILVNNKDETSSKKVVQLVPGGSRGNGIKSNALTLESSDKDSTKSTKAEPALKRAQLMKNKIICHNGTKYIIKQAQGSVKTLKNKSNAIKLSKESHESSQSKSTCSIPPLIPLKSAESDSLSIPDRVNALHADVSPLTPSPSPSELSSSSSCDTQSKQISLPSCKGVQKTETANTSSKVDQNMMERNCSDSGGSLSFHKGEDDNLYLDMKSHAQKPIYTIVDSAGMITKSKHEMLNEFFHLSYAELKKRYNHLQQLNDEIRAVMDFVPEGVVKESLKRVNILQLVLKQCMDKCNNKIDDGGVKDLPLEEWEEEYNRSGVKTLCKACEKPRKPESYMPGFSKTAKNDIYCSCYRHVCHKCETYQGNSTRFVAHQTFHDKEKPYLCPDCYRKFMVFTSLEAHTWTSCFHPLKKRVLGCKICEIDGFRDMETVARHFAVMHSHHKIACEKCNIVVPTYPDYQKHYKAKHPDASVPGQPIRLVLCKLGHCIVRCEEYMLHMEKHLVVQRLIWFTCPFCAFLHVEAKRIMSHLQNEHLSQLCEIISPQVLWNILPPELTATYVERPMSHKIEKPEDGTVMPKIVNTRTITSEVFERGTEESVECYLPVKESGLYPRALRNATKLTDFDNSLPKILEVRSIAERSGSESPMNGIAAESGTKKEKIIKVNDEDVLIEHVKVGSGSKAQKRKSEAGCNKRIDDTSRGTGVDSLTKADSQEEDEQTDVECEDNPVSLSKPPPLARIPQRFLEEEGAPTSPQTSKAGRVTMFSRSQKTSKQFYQRLALNGPTRTTETVLNFLCPLCNDLINTSWSMVSSHFEKKHSQCCKLIAVSPALVRMSPDFINGGYKDLLGNRKRKAETATTNVKRRRRWTPKKYSEGRTASFAGTGLCVTQETAEDSEGNFRCKKCDQRCTDMVNLREHIATAHRIRGRYLICLECGDNFVVAPSLQMHLKAFHAIDDPIAYMAKNTSYAPDSIDDLDVEGKAIEANQCHVCMAVFEDKAAVDKHLRVHGMAFLNRKRIEAQNAMKKPDKKNGTDEEKQQAAVVQNKTPARKGKPAEMILDKITATI
- the LOC143360449 gene encoding uncharacterized protein LOC143360449 → MPFHEFNQVTGRLKQSANTQPLYPVSPRPVQSTEVDMMFDSVKTKPVKVRSPITAGLSTLSPKLAEVFRKYQIDLERPVYIIAGRKDKLLYALTVAGLTAGFAATMGGILTRSK